The Actinomycetota bacterium genome segment TTCGCCGGATCGCCTCGGCGACGGCCGCGGCGCCCATCTCGCCGACGACCCACGCGGGCGCCTCCAGGCGACCTGTGGCGGCGGCGAACACGACATCACCGTCGAAGGGCGTGTGCGCGGGGCGCACGGCCCGGACGACCCCCGCGTCCGACATGGCGGCCACGTGTCCGAGGGCGGACCTGTCGAACCGGGCGTTCGTCGCGACGACCGTCAGGACCGTCGACCGTCCGGAGGGAGCCTCCCACGTCGCGCCGGGTCCGGCCCCCGTGGCGGCCAGCGGCTCACCCCGCTCGTCGTAGACGTCGCCGACGGC includes the following:
- a CDS encoding P1 family peptidase — encoded protein: VGAGTGATVGKWAGVSHARPAGIGTASLSDGELVVGALVACNAVGDVYDERGEPLAATGAGPGATWEAPSGRSTVLTVVATNARFDRSALGHVAAMSDAGVVRAVRPAHTPFDGDVVFAAATGRLEAPAWVVGEMGAAAVAEAIRRSVARVGPS